The following are encoded in a window of Rubellicoccus peritrichatus genomic DNA:
- a CDS encoding sn-glycerol-3-phosphate ABC transporter ATP-binding protein UgpC, with amino-acid sequence MADVTLKNLVKEYRDDKRSTFRAVKGINLDIRNREFMVLVGPSGCGKSTSLRMIAGLENVTDGAITIDEQVINEVQPKDRNIAMVFQNYALYPHMTIFENMAFGLKLLKYPKNEIKKRVNDAADILGLTSMLNRKPKQLSGGQRQRVAVGRAIVRKPKVFLFDEPLSNLDAKMRVQMRTEISKLHARLNATMIYVTHDQVEAMTMGDRICVMKDGNIMQVAEPLELYNNPKNMFTAGFIGSPPMNFFHGKVNTVNGKLAFIENNNKKAPFSILFDDRLSRLARAHQNQNIVLGIRPEDIADALTLTREDNSCCMSAEVEVSEPMGSETYLYLNTGSHNFIARVHSEHRFKFGQNLKVAFNLSKAHLFDPTTEDVIS; translated from the coding sequence ATGGCGGACGTTACATTAAAAAATCTGGTCAAAGAATACAGGGACGACAAAAGAAGCACCTTTCGCGCAGTCAAAGGCATCAACTTAGATATTCGCAATCGCGAATTCATGGTCCTTGTGGGCCCTTCAGGCTGCGGCAAATCAACCAGCTTAAGAATGATCGCTGGGTTGGAGAATGTAACCGATGGCGCCATCACGATTGATGAGCAGGTCATCAACGAAGTTCAGCCCAAGGATAGAAACATCGCGATGGTTTTCCAAAACTACGCCCTCTACCCGCATATGACGATCTTTGAGAACATGGCCTTTGGACTTAAACTGCTGAAGTATCCCAAAAATGAAATCAAAAAACGAGTCAACGACGCCGCGGATATCCTTGGCCTGACTTCGATGCTCAATCGCAAGCCCAAACAGTTATCCGGCGGGCAACGTCAGCGAGTCGCGGTTGGGCGAGCAATTGTTCGAAAACCAAAGGTTTTTTTATTCGACGAACCACTCTCTAATCTCGACGCCAAGATGCGCGTCCAAATGCGAACCGAGATATCGAAGCTGCATGCACGATTAAACGCCACCATGATCTATGTAACGCATGATCAAGTTGAAGCGATGACTATGGGCGACAGAATCTGCGTGATGAAGGACGGGAATATCATGCAGGTGGCAGAGCCACTGGAACTCTATAACAACCCAAAGAACATGTTCACAGCTGGCTTCATTGGCAGTCCACCCATGAACTTTTTTCACGGGAAAGTGAACACCGTGAATGGCAAATTGGCATTCATCGAGAACAACAATAAAAAGGCGCCTTTCTCCATCCTCTTCGATGATCGGTTGTCTCGATTAGCGCGTGCTCACCAAAACCAAAACATCGTGCTTGGCATTCGGCCAGAGGATATTGCCGATGCGCTAACTCTAACGCGAGAAGATAACTCATGCTGCATGAGCGCCGAGGTCGAAGTCTCAGAGCCAATGGGCTCAGAAACCTATCTGTATCTCAATACCGGATCACACAACTTCATAGCGCGCGTCCATTCTGAACACAGGTTCAAGTTTGGACAGAATCTAAAAGTTGCATTCAATCTTTCAAAGGCTCATCTGTTCGACCCCACAACTGAGGATGTCATCTCGTAA
- a CDS encoding LamG-like jellyroll fold domain-containing protein, whose product MKLMNSILSGEVRRSIIVGWLFSSFTVLYGNTLAYWQFDDATAGEVAVQLISEVNDQSLTSLVSSVGGGVVPMHVDDVPGYQITEGVDGTVINDTNTSSILFTAEDSSNGGIISFQDQSPLDDLLEPSSFTIELFVKSTTTQTFTQLIHKGLSGSAFSWANAIDWRQNVMSLRVDSLSPFAADKLIPSTPVFIDGAWHHIALTYDAVTTTFTLYQDYQSLGSLVKDIVYDDSALNLGTALAGGCFDGLIDEVRFSDRVLPVDEFMVAVNDDPPDPTWQSVEKNTRGNPLGYYEFLPSDYYLDPSEPRAIIIFFHGNGERGDGFLAAPGQSIEGKLNEVEGVALPRMLRDSQYGLRNFFNENGAIVLCPQSANWWGHAEIRSFLDWVKSYYVLDSRRLYMTGLSAGSSGIASFVNNDAAADELAAIILVAVRGSISEYAASVRGKHIPTWALTAIGDVGYVAEASVNRIAGAMVEGPPTNVVSTYPGGSDTYTASFDPISEIWQWELGFVKDTGVHPKLTYFSGNSHATWDRTYRELIVWQWLFEQVKPEVEILSPQRENLLVLGESVDLIGSSVAIDGTDISSLLNWSSDLDGDLGAGATVLVDSLSVGVHRILCKVVDSGYRINRKSVLLTVLYGEPFRALVDFGPQDSATAGSWNNLFDPIDGAVPNAIDDQGVSTGVRISVRERFDRTNASGVVDSTLHPSAAQQDSFFVSDAYPRAELIISGLNPVYLYDFSFFASRQASNDRTAIYTICGQSVVLNAANNTGQSVSLNQARPNELGEVALVIERGPNATYGYLGVLEIVSPGTDDRDQDALGDVWELDNFSTLQYTGDQDFDSDGSNNFIEYALGSDATNPSENLAQVPVRYFPVQGGDGSMQNYLEIRYLRRKGDKSISYQTLVSDDLMQWGAGVGTYTTQEVTPSTEDGLEIVIERDMTPIDQSNGARFMRLMVEPVAP is encoded by the coding sequence ATGAAATTGATGAACAGTATCCTTAGTGGTGAAGTAAGGCGCTCTATTATTGTTGGCTGGCTTTTTTCGAGTTTTACAGTCTTGTACGGTAATACCCTTGCTTACTGGCAATTTGATGATGCTACTGCAGGTGAGGTAGCGGTTCAGCTGATCAGCGAAGTTAACGACCAAAGTTTGACTTCGCTGGTTTCCAGCGTTGGGGGCGGAGTAGTGCCAATGCATGTCGATGATGTGCCTGGCTATCAAATTACCGAAGGCGTTGATGGAACAGTAATCAATGACACGAATACATCGTCAATTTTGTTCACAGCTGAGGACTCCAGTAATGGCGGCATTATCAGTTTTCAAGATCAGTCGCCTTTAGATGATTTATTGGAACCCAGTAGCTTCACGATCGAACTTTTTGTTAAGTCCACCACTACCCAAACTTTTACTCAATTGATTCATAAAGGGTTATCGGGCTCGGCTTTTTCCTGGGCCAATGCGATTGACTGGCGGCAGAACGTAATGAGTCTGCGGGTTGATTCATTGTCGCCATTTGCGGCTGATAAGTTGATTCCCTCGACTCCAGTATTCATTGATGGCGCATGGCATCATATCGCCCTGACCTATGATGCTGTGACGACAACCTTCACGCTGTATCAGGACTACCAGTCACTGGGAAGCCTCGTTAAAGACATTGTCTACGATGATTCGGCCCTGAATCTTGGCACCGCCTTGGCTGGCGGGTGTTTTGACGGGCTTATTGATGAAGTTAGGTTCTCTGACCGGGTACTTCCCGTTGATGAGTTTATGGTTGCGGTTAATGATGACCCGCCAGACCCCACCTGGCAGTCAGTTGAAAAGAACACACGTGGTAATCCTTTAGGTTATTACGAGTTTCTACCTTCTGATTATTATCTAGATCCCAGCGAGCCGCGGGCGATTATTATATTCTTCCACGGAAATGGTGAGCGAGGTGATGGTTTCTTAGCTGCGCCAGGGCAAAGCATAGAGGGGAAGCTGAATGAGGTCGAGGGGGTGGCGTTGCCTCGAATGCTTCGAGATTCTCAATATGGGCTGAGGAATTTCTTCAATGAGAACGGGGCTATTGTACTTTGCCCACAGTCCGCTAACTGGTGGGGGCATGCTGAGATAAGAAGTTTTTTAGATTGGGTGAAATCCTATTATGTTCTCGATTCCAGGCGACTTTACATGACTGGATTGAGCGCTGGATCATCCGGGATTGCGAGCTTCGTAAACAACGACGCAGCTGCGGATGAGTTGGCTGCGATAATACTGGTTGCTGTGCGTGGCAGTATTTCTGAATATGCTGCGTCGGTTCGCGGAAAACACATTCCGACATGGGCGCTCACGGCGATTGGCGATGTCGGATATGTGGCCGAGGCTTCGGTGAATCGAATAGCTGGTGCTATGGTTGAAGGGCCGCCGACGAATGTTGTTTCCACTTACCCTGGCGGCAGCGATACCTACACCGCGTCTTTTGATCCTATTTCTGAGATTTGGCAATGGGAGTTAGGCTTTGTCAAGGATACCGGTGTGCATCCCAAGCTAACTTATTTCTCAGGCAATAGTCACGCGACTTGGGATCGGACCTACAGGGAGCTCATTGTTTGGCAATGGTTATTTGAGCAGGTTAAACCTGAAGTTGAAATCTTGAGCCCGCAGCGAGAAAATTTATTGGTTTTAGGCGAGTCCGTCGATCTGATTGGATCTTCCGTTGCGATTGATGGTACAGATATCTCTTCGCTCCTTAACTGGTCGAGTGACTTGGATGGAGACTTGGGAGCAGGGGCAACCGTTTTAGTTGACTCTCTTAGTGTAGGAGTTCATCGAATTCTTTGCAAAGTGGTTGATAGCGGTTATCGTATCAATCGTAAATCAGTCCTTCTCACGGTTTTGTATGGAGAGCCATTTCGCGCTCTAGTTGATTTCGGGCCTCAAGATAGCGCCACTGCTGGATCGTGGAATAATTTATTCGACCCAATTGATGGGGCTGTTCCTAATGCAATCGATGATCAGGGTGTTTCGACTGGTGTTCGAATTAGTGTAAGGGAGCGCTTCGACCGGACGAATGCTTCCGGGGTGGTGGATTCAACTCTGCATCCTTCGGCGGCGCAGCAGGATAGCTTTTTCGTTTCTGATGCGTATCCGCGGGCTGAGTTAATCATCAGTGGTCTGAATCCTGTCTATCTTTACGATTTCTCATTCTTCGCTTCGCGTCAGGCAAGCAATGACCGCACAGCTATATATACTATCTGTGGGCAAAGTGTTGTGTTGAACGCCGCGAATAACACTGGGCAAAGCGTTTCATTAAACCAAGCCCGCCCCAACGAACTGGGAGAAGTCGCCTTGGTGATAGAGCGTGGGCCTAATGCTACGTACGGCTACCTAGGAGTGCTCGAAATCGTTTCGCCAGGCACTGATGATCGAGATCAAGATGCGCTTGGTGATGTGTGGGAGCTGGATAACTTCTCGACTCTTCAATACACCGGCGATCAGGATTTTGATTCTGATGGTTCGAATAACTTCATTGAGTATGCACTTGGAAGTGATGCGACAAATCCGTCAGAGAATTTAGCTCAGGTTCCCGTGAGATACTTTCCGGTGCAAGGTGGAGACGGAAGCATGCAAAACTATCTAGAAATTCGCTACTTAAGGCGAAAGGGCGATAAATCGATCAGCTATCAAACTCTTGTTTCAGATGATCTCATGCAGTGGGGTGCTGGCGTTGGCACATACACCACGCAAGAAGTAACTCCTTCTACTGAGGATGGTTTGGAGATTGTGATCGAGCGTGATATGACGCCGATTGACCAAAGCAATGGCGCCCGATTTATGCGTTTGATGGTCGAACCTGTCGCACCCTGA
- a CDS encoding BNR-4 repeat-containing protein codes for MITFHRLHRMAVNCYAIALLSSAPIHAYSINNEVLQSTEIFGVYPGSPDTSVQLNTTLAPTNNDTCLTTFNNSTYFVWVGDDDRPRVSKITVNGNTTEFLDSDSAYQVFGTDSHHTFSIGVDQDGYIHVAGDMHNFDPASTNYHTYLSKFSNANIMYWVSDNPEEISSFTFYGDSTTIRSFDLYGPGYCKFYNDRNGELYMLARVNLKPGWFVGVRALGLYAYNTASKTWTARGGMAPAAGWTPLHKCILWEDDGSHNPNASIPAYQGFMATLTFDMFNRMHLAATICNNTNSLGATHVIYAYSDNGGQTFHRGDGTPISPLPMRAEAGSSQADIVHEGSNPSAPTAAENTEYFWNFAGIYLDGKGNPSISFRDVPNAKTNICSWDSASQSWGAPYLAPTSASNYKLQNLSDPAGIISYLSDMRWGEIRRGLFPQNTTGPFYNYATMTSADRLALREEGVYRMVHYVAAGDGPDGNNPFELRVIDLKFVNNGSLTREYWTNVSGGNLESLQSDPDYPHSPDISEIVASDLETTPQWGNTYGCRLRGMLHPPESGYYTFYISGDNEAEFWLSENATIESASKVASIIDYSFQYQWYKHTSQQSAQIYLEAGKQYYFEAIYKEAYGGDHIAVGWRLPSAPPSSDPVVISGQYLSPWLAIHEGALNPIP; via the coding sequence ATGATAACCTTCCATCGTCTTCATCGAATGGCGGTAAACTGCTACGCCATAGCGTTGCTTAGCAGTGCGCCCATACATGCATATAGCATTAATAATGAAGTCCTTCAGTCTACCGAGATATTTGGAGTCTACCCAGGCAGCCCAGATACTTCCGTACAATTAAACACAACACTCGCTCCTACCAATAACGACACCTGTCTTACGACCTTCAACAACTCAACTTACTTTGTTTGGGTCGGAGATGATGATCGCCCTCGTGTTAGCAAAATAACTGTGAACGGCAACACGACAGAGTTTCTCGATAGCGATTCGGCATACCAAGTCTTTGGTACGGATAGCCATCACACCTTCTCCATCGGAGTGGATCAAGATGGCTACATCCACGTGGCCGGTGATATGCATAACTTTGATCCAGCGAGCACCAATTACCATACGTATTTATCAAAATTCTCGAATGCAAATATCATGTACTGGGTGTCCGATAATCCAGAGGAAATTAGCAGCTTCACCTTCTATGGCGATAGCACAACGATTCGATCATTCGACTTATATGGCCCCGGCTATTGCAAGTTCTATAATGATCGCAATGGCGAGTTATATATGCTCGCCCGGGTCAACCTGAAGCCTGGCTGGTTTGTCGGCGTGCGAGCATTGGGATTATACGCCTACAACACCGCCTCTAAGACATGGACCGCCAGAGGAGGAATGGCCCCGGCTGCCGGATGGACGCCTTTGCATAAATGCATCCTTTGGGAGGACGACGGCTCACACAATCCGAACGCTTCAATCCCCGCTTATCAAGGATTCATGGCGACCCTGACATTCGATATGTTTAATCGCATGCACCTGGCTGCAACCATCTGCAACAATACGAATTCACTTGGCGCAACTCATGTCATCTATGCCTACTCCGATAACGGCGGTCAGACATTTCATCGTGGAGATGGAACCCCAATTAGCCCTTTGCCAATGCGAGCAGAAGCCGGAAGCAGCCAAGCAGATATCGTGCATGAAGGTTCTAATCCATCTGCCCCCACCGCAGCAGAGAACACAGAGTATTTCTGGAACTTCGCAGGCATTTATCTGGACGGAAAAGGCAACCCATCCATATCCTTCCGCGATGTCCCCAACGCTAAGACCAACATCTGCTCCTGGGACTCTGCATCACAAAGCTGGGGTGCTCCCTATTTAGCGCCAACCTCGGCGAGTAATTACAAGCTACAGAACCTCTCAGACCCGGCCGGCATCATATCCTACTTGTCCGATATGAGATGGGGAGAGATAAGGCGCGGACTCTTTCCACAAAACACAACTGGCCCATTCTACAATTACGCAACTATGACCAGTGCGGACCGCCTGGCGTTACGCGAAGAAGGTGTTTACCGCATGGTTCACTACGTCGCCGCGGGAGATGGCCCTGACGGCAATAACCCTTTTGAGTTGCGTGTTATTGATTTGAAATTCGTTAATAACGGCAGCCTGACACGCGAGTACTGGACCAACGTTAGTGGCGGAAACTTAGAGAGCCTGCAAAGTGATCCTGATTACCCTCACTCACCAGACATCAGTGAGATTGTTGCATCCGACCTGGAAACGACACCGCAATGGGGAAATACATATGGTTGTCGTTTGCGCGGCATGTTACACCCACCAGAATCCGGATACTACACATTCTACATATCTGGTGATAATGAAGCCGAGTTCTGGCTAAGTGAGAATGCAACAATTGAATCGGCCTCAAAAGTAGCCAGTATCATTGATTACTCATTTCAATATCAGTGGTATAAACACACATCACAACAGTCAGCACAAATATACTTGGAAGCAGGCAAACAATACTACTTTGAAGCGATTTATAAGGAGGCATACGGAGGAGATCATATTGCGGTTGGCTGGCGCCTGCCAAGTGCTCCCCCATCAAGTGACCCGGTAGTCATTAGTGGTCAGTATCTTTCACCTTGGCTGGCAATTCATGAAGGAGCACTGAACCCCATACCTTGA